The following coding sequences lie in one Pseudorasbora parva isolate DD20220531a chromosome 18, ASM2467924v1, whole genome shotgun sequence genomic window:
- the clic3 gene encoding chloride intracellular channel protein 3 isoform X2, translated as MAEAPKIELFVKASDDGESVGNCPFCQRLFMILWLKGVNFTLTTVDMKRAPEVLKDLAPGSQPPFLIYNGEVRTDTNKIEEFLEETLAPPQYSKLCCRYKESNTAGDDIFHKFSAYIKNPNPGLNDMLEKKFLRSLMKLDQYLLTPLPHELDQNPNSAQSTRHYLDGNSLSLADCNLLPKLHIVKVVCKKYRGFEIPTELKGLTKYLDKAYKEDVFHLTCPKDKEILLAYHSVAKYLNK; from the exons ATGGCTGAAGCAccaaaaattgaactttttgtaAAG GCAAGCGATGATGGTGAAAGTGTTGGTAACTGCCCGTTTTGTCAGCGGCTCTTCATGATACTCTGGCTGAAGGGGGTCAATTTCACCCTCACCACAGTGGACATGAAGAG AGCCCCAGAGGTACTAAAGGACCTGGCTCCAGGTTCTCAGCCCCCTTTCCTCATCTATAATGGAGAGGTCCGTACTGACACCAACAAGATTGAAGAGTTTCTGGAAGAGACCCTTGCGCCCCCACA ATATTCCAAGTTATGCTGCCGCTATAAGGAGTCTAACACGGCTGGAGATGACATCTTTCACAAATTCTCAGCTTACATCAAAAATCCAAACCCTGGGCTCAATGACA tgctggaGAAGAAATTTCTAAGGAGTTTGATGAAGTTGGATCAGTACTTGTTGACTCCCCTTCCTCATGAACTGGACCAGAATCCAAATTCAGCCCAATCCACAAGACATTACCTGGACGGAAATTCGCTCTCTCTTGCTGACTGCAACCTGCTTCCAAAATTGCACATTGTCAAG GTAGTTTGCAAGAAGTACCGTGGTTTTGAGATCCCTACAGAGCTAAAAGGCCTGACAAAGTACTTGGACAAAGCATACAAAGAAGATGTGTTCCACCTCACCTGTCCCAAAGACAAGGAGATCCTGCTTGCCTACCATTCAGTGGCCAAATATCTCAACAAGTAG
- the clic3 gene encoding chloride intracellular channel protein 3 isoform X3 yields the protein MQVVSLASDDGESVGNCPFCQRLFMILWLKGVNFTLTTVDMKRAPEVLKDLAPGSQPPFLIYNGEVRTDTNKIEEFLEETLAPPQYSKLCCRYKESNTAGDDIFHKFSAYIKNPNPGLNDMLEKKFLRSLMKLDQYLLTPLPHELDQNPNSAQSTRHYLDGNSLSLADCNLLPKLHIVKVVCKKYRGFEIPTELKGLTKYLDKAYKEDVFHLTCPKDKEILLAYHSVAKYLNK from the exons GCAAGCGATGATGGTGAAAGTGTTGGTAACTGCCCGTTTTGTCAGCGGCTCTTCATGATACTCTGGCTGAAGGGGGTCAATTTCACCCTCACCACAGTGGACATGAAGAG AGCCCCAGAGGTACTAAAGGACCTGGCTCCAGGTTCTCAGCCCCCTTTCCTCATCTATAATGGAGAGGTCCGTACTGACACCAACAAGATTGAAGAGTTTCTGGAAGAGACCCTTGCGCCCCCACA ATATTCCAAGTTATGCTGCCGCTATAAGGAGTCTAACACGGCTGGAGATGACATCTTTCACAAATTCTCAGCTTACATCAAAAATCCAAACCCTGGGCTCAATGACA tgctggaGAAGAAATTTCTAAGGAGTTTGATGAAGTTGGATCAGTACTTGTTGACTCCCCTTCCTCATGAACTGGACCAGAATCCAAATTCAGCCCAATCCACAAGACATTACCTGGACGGAAATTCGCTCTCTCTTGCTGACTGCAACCTGCTTCCAAAATTGCACATTGTCAAG GTAGTTTGCAAGAAGTACCGTGGTTTTGAGATCCCTACAGAGCTAAAAGGCCTGACAAAGTACTTGGACAAAGCATACAAAGAAGATGTGTTCCACCTCACCTGTCCCAAAGACAAGGAGATCCTGCTTGCCTACCATTCAGTGGCCAAATATCTCAACAAGTAG
- the clic3 gene encoding chloride intracellular channel protein 3 isoform X1 translates to MCSHICLLQIYLTWTCEFRYNLPQQASDDGESVGNCPFCQRLFMILWLKGVNFTLTTVDMKRAPEVLKDLAPGSQPPFLIYNGEVRTDTNKIEEFLEETLAPPQYSKLCCRYKESNTAGDDIFHKFSAYIKNPNPGLNDMLEKKFLRSLMKLDQYLLTPLPHELDQNPNSAQSTRHYLDGNSLSLADCNLLPKLHIVKVVCKKYRGFEIPTELKGLTKYLDKAYKEDVFHLTCPKDKEILLAYHSVAKYLNK, encoded by the exons ATGTGTAGCCACATTTGTCTGCTACAAATATATCTAACTTGGACTTGTGAGTTCCGTTACAATCTACCACAACAG GCAAGCGATGATGGTGAAAGTGTTGGTAACTGCCCGTTTTGTCAGCGGCTCTTCATGATACTCTGGCTGAAGGGGGTCAATTTCACCCTCACCACAGTGGACATGAAGAG AGCCCCAGAGGTACTAAAGGACCTGGCTCCAGGTTCTCAGCCCCCTTTCCTCATCTATAATGGAGAGGTCCGTACTGACACCAACAAGATTGAAGAGTTTCTGGAAGAGACCCTTGCGCCCCCACA ATATTCCAAGTTATGCTGCCGCTATAAGGAGTCTAACACGGCTGGAGATGACATCTTTCACAAATTCTCAGCTTACATCAAAAATCCAAACCCTGGGCTCAATGACA tgctggaGAAGAAATTTCTAAGGAGTTTGATGAAGTTGGATCAGTACTTGTTGACTCCCCTTCCTCATGAACTGGACCAGAATCCAAATTCAGCCCAATCCACAAGACATTACCTGGACGGAAATTCGCTCTCTCTTGCTGACTGCAACCTGCTTCCAAAATTGCACATTGTCAAG GTAGTTTGCAAGAAGTACCGTGGTTTTGAGATCCCTACAGAGCTAAAAGGCCTGACAAAGTACTTGGACAAAGCATACAAAGAAGATGTGTTCCACCTCACCTGTCCCAAAGACAAGGAGATCCTGCTTGCCTACCATTCAGTGGCCAAATATCTCAACAAGTAG